From a single Desulfonispora thiosulfatigenes DSM 11270 genomic region:
- a CDS encoding nucleotide pyrophosphohydrolase: protein MDKIISEIRKIREDREWGIFHTPENLAKSISIEAGELLEHFQWDNEFKLEEASDELADIMIYCLYMADSLNVSIEDIMNAKIQKNKAKYPVERTKGNSKKYTEFE from the coding sequence ATGGATAAAATAATAAGTGAGATTAGAAAAATACGTGAAGATCGAGAGTGGGGAATTTTTCATACACCTGAAAATTTGGCAAAATCTATTTCAATAGAAGCAGGGGAATTACTAGAACACTTTCAGTGGGATAATGAATTTAAGCTAGAAGAAGCTTCTGACGAGTTAGCAGACATAATGATTTATTGCTTATATATGGCAGATAGTTTAAATGTTTCTATAGAAGATATTATGAATGCAAAAATCCAGAAAAATAAAGCAAAATACCCTGTTGAGCGGACAAAAGGTAATAGTAAAAAATATACAGAGTTTGAATGA